In the genome of Mytilus edulis chromosome 3, xbMytEdul2.2, whole genome shotgun sequence, one region contains:
- the LOC139517337 gene encoding integral membrane protein GPR180-like produces MKSKHSFAYFLLYLNVILLDVICLHIKGTWNTNTQYYRFLSKFGIQKTDNKDKANSEGFIYGNITTKNISLVKHSLTFVFVDSEYFLEYHGNRTSNSPNSCNAMFNKIDQIAYDNPCRQNGKEDFLRRIPCQKGQLCPDEDEPKNLIPGYQFTYRVQDLKNPRFWYLSMVACYRNTTANNCSWVRSSQNLELDYDIWLVNGDPASKHQNPFEHQFSFEDHDIVESYAVFFALYLIIIFIWLYAYFKQKHTITKILTASICLELTGISCNLLHWMIFSANGVGCYVLSVIGNAIDVISECLFMLTLLLITKGWTITSMELTGKPIVFSIWGLYTLLNCVLFIWNLTEVDVISNIDEWQTWPGYITLIFRCFIMVWFMVELRQIVRYSKHPDRLLFIQQFGAYFLVWFIYLPILAIISTQFSALWKHKIILNIINGADWLSYMVLIHLLWPSRSILYLIKGDTPLPTYELEITGLLDDQETTPGFFKGSKALDIEMNHNTIPNKEKRKVRNGHLSLPLLEEEEDNDEF; encoded by the exons atgaagTCAAAACATTCATTTGCCTATTTTCTGttatatttaaatgtaattttactGGATGTGATCTGTTTACACATAAAAGGGACGTGGAACACAAATACTCAATATTACAGATTCCTTTCCAAGTTCGGCATTCAGAAAACGGACAATAAGGATAAAGCTAACAGTGAAGGATTTATTTACGGAAATATAACAACGAAAAATATATCTTTAGTAAAACATTCACTGACATTTGTGTTTGTAGATAGTGAATATTTTTTAGAATACCATGGAAACAGGACTTCTAACTCGCCAAATTCATGTAATGCCATGTTTAACAAAATTGATCAGATAGCATATGATAATCCTTGTAGACAAAATGGTAAAGAGGATTTTTTAAGACGAATACCTTGCCAAAAGGGACAACTTTGCCCAGATGAAGATGAACCGAAAAATCTGATCCCTGGTTATCAGTTTACCTATAGAGTTCAAGATTTAAAAAATCCTAG ATTCTGGTATTTAAGTATGGTAGCTTGTTATAGGAATACAACAGCCAACAATTGTTCATGGGTCCGTTCATCTCAGAACTTAGAACTGGACTATGACATTTGGCTGGTCAATGGAGATCCAGCATCCAAACATCAAAATCCATTTGAACATCAATTTTCTTTTGAAGATCATGATATTGTGGAAAGTTATGCTGTCTTCTTTGCTCTATACTTGATAATAATTTTCATATGGTTATATGCCTATTTTAAACAGAAGCACACAATAACAAAGATTTTAACAGCTAGCATATGTCTGGAATTGACAGGGATATCGTGTAACTTACTCCATTGGATGATATTCTCTGCTAATGGTGTAGGATGTTATGTGCTGAGTGTAATAGGGAATGCTATAGATGTGATATCagaatgtttatttatgttgacATTGCTACTGATAACCAAAGGTTGGACAATTACAAGTATGGAATTGACTGGAAAACCAATTGTCTTTTCTATTTGGGGACTTTACACGCTTTTGAATTGTGTGTTGTTTATTTGGAATTTG ACTGAGGTTGATGTGATATCAAATATAGATGAATGGCAGACATGGCCAGGTTACATCACACTTATTTTTAGATGTTTCATCATGGTATGGTTCATGGTAGAGTTACGACAGATAGTTAGATACAGTAAACATCCAGACCGTCTCTTGTTTATTCAACAGTTTGGTGCTTATTTCCTTGTTTGGTTCATATACTTGCCAATCTTGGCTATCATCAGTACACAGTTCTCAGCATTGTGGAAACATAAAATCATTCTAA atataatAAATGGTGCTGATTGGTTGTCATACATGGTACTCATACATCTGTTATGGCCTTCACGGTCCATTTTGTATCTTATTAAAGGAGATACCCCATTACCAACATATGAATTAGAAATAACAG GATTATTAGATGATCAAGAGACAACACCTGGATTTTTCAAAGGATCAAAAGCGTTAGACATAGAAATGAATCATAACACCATCCCTAACAAAGAGAAGAGAAAAGTGAGAAATGGTCATCTGAGCTTACCACTGCTTGAAGAGGAGGAGGATAATGATGAGTTCTGA